The genome window aACAACAGGTAGAAGGACAAATAGCTCCACAACACCTTTCTCTATCTCTTGATCCCAACAAGACTGAGTCAATAGGTGGAAGCAGTGCTGATGTCTCTTCAGTTCTTGTTAGCCGAAAATAGGGTccatattaaaaataatttgtcAGGACAATGTGAAATGTATCCAGGAAATGTATATTCAGAGAATAAATGTGCACATGTTCTGGGATGCTGTTCTTTCACCATGCCAGTCAGCCACATGGACAAGGAAGGGTGGGGTGACGGTAGAATTACTGATTTGGATAGTATTCACTTGATCCTGTCATCCTATAGAATTCCCAGTCTTCAAACAAGAATTAGAGTAGAATGTAACCAAGCTATTGGAAAGAGGAATAAGTCCATTGTGTGTGTGACTACACATGGTCTCCCAAAAACTAAGTGGAATCCTCACTTGAGATTCTTGCTTCAGAAACCATCTTGCTTTTTCCCTTTTGCAGAGACAGAAGAGCCATATTTAGACTCATCAAGACAGTTTCAGAAAAAAACACTATTTAATGTTTTAGAATTCATTCACAACTAAaacaatttctggaaatttttctctacaaaaagaaataaaaccagCTAGTCAAACCAAAATCAGTAAGCATAAACTTTAACTTTATGGACTTCTTTGTCTGCACATTCTCTTTCCCTGTCATAATAATAGAAAGTATTGTCTCTTCTCTGCAGTTTCTTCACAAATCCTGTTCCTGGCCACCTTTCCACCTGCATGCAGAAGGGCAAGGGAAAAGGAACTCAGATATTTCAAATGGCTGGCATGAATCTATCCACATATCCCCTTGCAAAAGGGATTACATCCATGTACAAATAGGCCTCAATCTAACTGGATGATATGTGCACACATGTCCATGCTGGATTCAGGATGCACATACAAAAGACACTGTGCACAATTCCCCATCTTGAACTGACAGCCAGAGTGGCATgcatgcaaacatttttaaaaacccaccattAACCTGTTGAAGGGAATTATGGTAGGGGACTTCATTTAGCCCCCACTATTTCCCCATCATGGCCAAACAGCTGATTAGCAACAATTCTAGCATTTTACAAAGAACTATGTGTACAAATTGTATGCATTGGCTATCTGACTGGGAACACAGTCTTGTTACTAATAAATGTGGTATACTTGGTAAATTTGCTAGATCCTAATCTGTGCTACATGCATTCCATTCTGGGTTGACACGCCCTTTGTGCTATCTATCCAATCTCCTCCCTCAAATGAAACACTGCTACCCCTGTGCCCCTTGCATTCTAAGAGCTTCATGGGAAAACTGATTTTTCATAAAACTTAAAGAGATAGTGAGAACCTATACAGTCTTCACAATATTTTAGTGTTTCAGACAGTCTTATGACTGTCATCCATGAACGTATGGGCTATTTGTATCAACCAGCAGATGATGCTTTCAAGATTTTTTAGGAGCTAAATTAGGGCATTCAACAACTCAAAGGACTGAATCTTGTTTCTACTCTGAATAAAATGGCTATAAAGACAAGAAAGACTGAAAGGACCCATCTAGGAAATGGAAGGAGGGATTGGGCATTAGGGAAATCTATAGACAAGTACTGCGGAGTTGTAGAAGCAGTGTCAGGAAAGCTCAGAAGGAGTGAAGGCTAGCAAGGGATGCTCAGAAAAACTCTGCTGCTCAGAGAGGATGGTAAAATGTTAATTAGTGGCAAAGGGAAGGTGGATCCAACCAACTCCTCTTTTGCCTCTAAATTCTACTGAAAAGGGAACTGGGTGCAACCACTCAAAAGGAGCATGAACAGTGCAGCTCAAGACTGAAAAGGAATCGCGTGGGGAAtgtaacagaaaaaaagaaagttctgGGAAACTGCAGACCAGTCAGTCTGACTTTGATACCAGTAAAAAACCAGATTATAAAGAATTCAGTTTGCACGCATCttgaaaacaatgaagaaaactagAAGAAAGGACTGATTTGTCAAAAATGAATTCTGCCAAACTCATCTTCAAAAAAAACACCACAGATTGTGGATTGTGAGAATGATGTGGATGTAATATTCTTTGATTTCAGAAAGCCCCGTGACAATGTCCTCCATGGTATTTTGGCTAAATGGGGCCTAGAGGGATTCACAGTTGATTGGAGAACCACATTAAAAAAGAGTGCCTCTCAACAACATTTCATCAGTGGGAGTTCTCTAGTGAGGAGCTACAGGCAGGTAtctttcaacatttttttaatcaattACTTTGATGTAGGAGGGAAAGGAATTCTTATCAAATTTGCACTTGACATAAAATGAAAGGGACAGTGAACACTGTAAAGTACTAGAATAAAATTCAAAATTGCCTAGATAGTTTGGAAAAAGGCTGaaatgcaacaaaataaaattCAGTAGAGACAAATGAAAAGTTACAAATCCAAAGTTATGAATGTAGTAAAAATTAATCAGAAACATGGATAAAACATAAGAGAACTGGCTTGGCAGCAGTACACATGAAACAGATCTCCAGGTAGCtgtcacaagctgaacatgagttagcagtgtcATGCAACTACAGAAAAGGTTAATACATTTTTTAGGCTGTCTTGAAAGAAGTATAGTGGCCAAGCCACAAGCAGTAACAGATCTACTGGAGTCTGAACTAAACAGATGTCATCTGGGGTACTGAATCTAGGGATGAACATTAAGAAAGCTGTAGGTGAACTGGAACATATTCCGAGAAGGAGATTGAAGATGGTCAAAGGATCAGAAAATGATCCCTTCTCCTACAAAAAGTTGAAGAAACTAGACATGTTTATCCTGAGGAAGTGAAGGCTGAAGGGAGACACGGGCACACTCTTCAAGCGCCTGAAGGACTGTCACGTGGAAGAGGGCAAAGATGTGTTCTCTGTCACAGAAAGCAAGATTACAGTTAATGagattaaggctcattccgcacatgcagaataatgcactttccaactgctttcagtgctctttgaagctgtgtggaatagcaaaatccacttgcacacagttgtgaaagtggtttgaaaacgcattattttgtgtgtgcagaaggggactaAGTTACAGGAAGGTAGATTTTGGATGAACATTAGAAGAAATGTCCTAATCCTAACAGCATTTTGGCAGAGAAGCAATCATCTGGGCAGGAGTGAGCTAGGGGCCTGTTGCTCACTGGAGGacttcaaacagaggctgggcaGCCACTTATCAAATACTCTAGCTCCGGATCTCCTGAACTGAGCAGGGAGTCGAACTAGATGGCCTAAAGGCCCCTTCAAAGTCTAGAGTTCTCTAATGCAGCCCTGAGAGTGCTTCTCTGTGGTTCATGTTATCTTGTCAGAGTTCCAGGTTTGattataaaacaaaatacagaaagctCAATGCAACATGATATTTGAGAAAATAGAAGAGCAGTATGTTCTAAAGAATCAAAAAACCCAGAATGCAAATAATGATTAAGTCACTCAAAACTCTGGAGTTTTTACTGCTAGACCTTAAAAAGTAAACTTACCAGTTCCTCAGACCatcctaggattgccaactctggtttgggaaatacttggagatttatacttcagcagggtataaaaccatagcagttattttctcttgggcagaaaagcagctaATTTCCCTCGGGGagttgatctctgtagtgtggagatcaattataatagatctccagatgccacctggaggttggcaaccataaccaTGGCCTATATACTAAAAAAGTACACCAGTAGGTTACCCCTAATTTGGTGCTTCATTCAACCATTATTAAATGATTGTCATACATTCCATTATACTATCAGTTGGGAGACCTATTTTATTCTGATCTAGAAGTCATGATGCTCTTCTGATATGCTGACTGTACAGCTCAGAGGTGGAAATGGGGAGGCCAGTTCTTAACTGCTGAGATAAATTATCACTTTTTTGAAATCTTGATTTACATCTTGGAGAGTTCAGAAATGAAACCATTTCCAAACAAACATGCATGCTGTCAAAAAGAAAGAGTGGCTTAAATGTAAGATGCACAAGGGCTACCTATgacaatggtttttaaaataaggaGCACTCCAGATAAAGTGTTGCTTTACTAGCTGACTAGCAGTGAGCAACCCAATACTACTTAGAGATGGACATCAGTATTTTTTATGGGCACAGCAGAAGACCCAGTGGTagatcattttatttattctgcCACTGAAGCTGACTGGGTAACTTTAAGCCAGTCATATATTTTCAGCTTAATCGACCCCACAAAATTGTTGTGAGGGTAGAAAGAAGGAGGGGAGAATGGTATAAGttgttttgggttcccactggggagaaaggcagggtatacatcaaataaaatataataaattggGGAAAAGGTGAATCCATTTATTGCCTAAAAAAtgacaggaggaagaaaggaaaaaattgAATAATATGAAGAGAAATAAATGACTTAAATAGAAAGGAAACAATTATTGTCAAGCTGACAGGTGACTAGACTAAGTAGCTTTTTGCCTAGTCAGTGGTGCAGACCTCTAAACTGTGCTTTTGCCTTTCCCAGAAAACTATTCACTAAATAGCATGAGTGTATACAGCACAGCTGTGCTAGCTAGGGCTATATTCTCACACTAATACTTCATCAGATTCTAGGGCATGGCGTTCTTTGTCTCTTTCCTTAGGGTAAGGTGTATTGGCTGCTAGGCATGCAAATGGTCTCAGAAGAATAGAACagaagtccaggagcaccttactGGTGAACTAAATTTATTCCAGGATAAGTGTAAATGAATCAGAGTTCACTTCATGTACATCCATAAGGAATTTATTTATTGACCTTGTGCATGTGATAATAACaaaagaaacagcctgctggatcagaccaaagtccatctagtccagcattctgctactcgcagtggcccaccagatgactTATGAAAGCTTATGCCAGAATAAATTTTATTCGGTCTCTGAAGTGTGACTGGACTTCTGTTACATTTTGCTGCTACAcactaacacagctacccctcCAGAATTATTAGGACTGAGAAGACAGTGGAATTTGTGTCATGGCTGCTGCTGTCAGAAAAAGCCAGTTTCAgtagaaaacagcatttggaggcTGCTTTTCCAAGTGAAAGGTTACAGGTTTCCCAACCACAATAGCAGCCCCTTCctcttttctgtgttctgttatgGCTTTCCCATCCATGCCAGCGAAACAGTTCAGCAGAAGGAGGCAGGCTTATTCACATATTTCTATGGCAGTATTacaatcaacattttaaaagaacgaCTTAGCCACAGCTGGATCACACTTGCAGAATAACCAGGGCTTACCACACTAACGTGCTTCACTTGTTTATACTCAATTTCATCTCTGTATCCAGCTTGCTGAAATCTGTACAGATTCTCAACTTCATCTGACCATGCTTTGGCCCGACGTATGGATTTCGGCTTAATAGCACAGGCTTCAGAAAGATTACTTGTTAATTTGCTACAGGTAATTTGAAGAAATACAAAAGCAGAGCGTTGAATTAGTAAAATAATATTGATTGGGTGTTGGTCTAAAAAGACAGGAATTGAATGTACAAACATGGTCAACAACTTCTACCTTGTAACAACTTCTAGAATAACACTCAAACAAAAGTGCAtgcttttaaaataacaataacattgaCTACACCAACTACAAGAAACTTTATGCAGCAAACACTTCACAAATGTGATGAAGTGGGGACCAGTTTAAAATATCCCAATTTACAAATGTCTCTTTCACAAGGAAGAGCTGGCCTTCTATTGCCAAAAAGATTATGTGGGAGAGATACTGTCGCAGACAGACTTGGAGTCCAATTTTCTCTTCTCGTATTGTTTCTTCAGGCACTGAGGGGAAGAAGGAGCCTCAAGTATAATTCCTTCTCAGTTTGGAATCCTTTGAATAGTATAGCGGCAATCAATGGTCACTGGTGAAAGAACAGGGAGGTGTGTACTTTAAAGGTAcaatttcccttccctttgtgaCAGTGTCCATGCCTGAATGGTCAGGAGCTAGCACCTGCATCCTGCTTCTTTTTTGCTGCTGGGAGTTCATTCTAGCCTACCACTATATTTCTACAGATCATCTCCTGCTctgcccttttccccctccctgcttgtcACACAGACTGTGACTTAAGAAATATATATAATCACAATtgcaataaatacaatttttGCAATGCTGTTTCTCACCCACCTCTGATAAATTACTATTTCCTAATACACTGAAAGACCTCCCTTCCCTTGTCCCCTCTTTTGCTCTTCTGCCCACCCTCCAATGTTTAGTCAGTGCCATGAATGTATAGAGATGATCTAAATTGATTggattgtttgttttaattgttgatctactgttggaagccaccttgagcccacaTGGGGAAAGGTGCCCTAgaaatcaaacaataaataaataaatacatctacaTATGGTGAGCAAAACTGTCACTGAGGGGGGATGAGAGTTCAATTACACTTTTAATCTGAAGGCCCTATATAATGACCACTTACATGTCTTCAGGGCTTTCTGATTCTCTGCTGCAGGACACACTAGGCCCTTCTGTCATATGTGCCTTTCCAGAGGAGAAAGATGTACAAGGTACAGCATTAGGATCCATGAACCCAAAGGGATTGTCCATATGAACTCCTGCAAGGAGACAACGTGAAATTAAAATTGCAGACATACCACTAAGGTATTCCACAGCAATTTCACACACACCACTGAAAATACCCTCGAATTTCTTAATCTGCCTGCATGACTAATTTAGAACTTTCATATGGTTttcatatgctgcttttctctaccataaagcagcttacaaatcacctcccctgccccacacacaatataacaccttgtgaggtaggtggagctgacagagttcagtgagaactgtgattagctcaaaaTCACCTattagacttcatgtggaggagtggggaaacaaaatcagttccccagattagagtccatcactcatgtgaaaggatttgggaatcaaatccagttctccagattagagtctgccactcttaaccacttaccAACCTAGTTCTGGAAATGCATACATCTAGTTTTTAAGTCAGGAACCCACCTCAGAATTGACTCATTGCAGCTACATTCAGTGCATGTTCCAGAAACTGCAATGCTAATAAAAGGCTGGCAAAAGGAAAACTACCAGAATGCACAGAGTTTGCCAGCTCTCAGTTAacactaatttttattttattccattctaCCCTTTCTCAGCACAAGCTGAGTCCAGAGCAGATAAAAGTAGAAAGTTTACAATttagaaatacaataaaaacataagtATATAAATATCAATTTAAATCTTACATCTCAAAACCAAATCGTTCATAATGGTGCACAAAAAATATAACCAAATAATGATGATTCCATTGAATATATGGTTTAGCTAATTTAAAGGACTATCATGGGCAGAGATCAGTcccagggagaagaaaaaaatgctcaTAGCACAAAACATGAAAACAACAGCACCATCTAGTACAGAAGGAACCAGTGAAGAAAGAGGGGACAACCCAAAAGGAAAGCAAgagtaaatgaaaaagaaatggagggaaagaggaagggatggaggggaggcCAGTAGATGTAACCTATCTTTGGCCCACTCCGCACgtgccaataaacatgggtttagaatgggGGGAAAACATGGGCGGGGGAGGACTTTgtacagatcccacccctaaagtgagtctgccccatgttatttccctcaGATcaagttttttgagaatcacgtaatttatgagtcttttgaaaaatcctgggttgcagctgcttgtgagcaaacagcctggcaggaggtgctttattcgcctcggttttcctttttttaaaaaattcacggcttacatctgcatagccatgcataTGCAGAAAGTCATATCATGGTATAGTGAGATGTCAGCAAggctgtgggggctcatttgtgcatgcctgcatagctatgcatcagtggaaggtaaatttaaaaaacagacatgtgaaggcgtgacagcaacctgcatCTAATCACTGCCTAcatggatgcatgcaaatgcGAAAAAGGTGAATGAGTTACTTTATctcaactgcaacccactatacatttgctgtgtgaagTGGGCCTCAGTcttcaaccacaggcctggtggaatatctccatcttacaggacCTCTGGAACTGAGCCAGGTCCTGTAGGGTCTAAGACCCACTCAACTGAGAATTCcatcaggccagggccagggccagggctgaaaaagtcctggtcttggttgaggacagctggaaaatgttggggccaggaatcaccagaacATTGTTTACTGCTGAGTGTAATGTACTTTGGGGGATGCAGCAGGAGGGAATcctgaagatctcttggaattagaactgatctctacactacagagattggtttccctggagaaaattgttgcATTGGAAAGTGGGCTTTACAGCATTTCACCTGACTGAGGTCTCTTCAATGTCAAACCATGGCCTCCCCAAGCTCTGTTCCCTAAATCTCCAGCTGTTTCCCAGCCCAGATGTGGTAACCCTAGTGAAAACACCATCAGaagaaagcaaaactgaaatggtCCAGTAGTTACATTTAAAGACATCGTAAAATTAGAAGTCTGAATGTTTATTCTGAAGAGAGATCATGGAATCAGGTCTATTCAGCCAATGTTGACAAAAGCTACACTGCTAAAACTGAATTCCAGATGagaaaaatgtgcagaaaaggctGATTGAAAATCAAGTCAGATTTGTGCAACAGGCACATTTAGAAAAAAGTTACATTGTCAAGGTCAGGGGATATGCCATCACATATAGTACACAATGTGATGTAAATATGTTCCATTTCCTCAATATTTCCTTTACTCACACATAATATTTCCTGTTGTATCTTGTTTGGCAAAAGTGGTGAACAGACAGGAGTCACCTGCAAAGTGATATCATCAGCCAGTGATCAGGCATGTATCAAAAACTGTACCTTGATACATGATCACATCATGCAGAAGttggagaaagaagcaggaataGGACACACTGAAGTGAAACTAAAGTAAAAAGGgagctgcagcaaaaacaaaacaatatgttTGTCTTTAACTTATCACAAGACTTCGTCATGAGTTTCCACTGATGTTTTAACTTGCAAGCTAAGAACATGCtctaaatttcattttaaaagccaaatcaaatgaaaatgcacattaaaaaaagacTGACATCTGCACATTATTGCTTATATTGTTTTAACAGGAACACCACAATATTGTTAGTCTATAGGTAACTTAAAACAATATTTCATTTCAGTGTAACTCAACTTTCTTGACATTTCTTTAGTTCATAAGACATGCTTATAGAGTCTATAGGCTCTTTAGTTTTCCTGTTACTTTGGAAGCTCTTCGCCTGATAGCCCGGATCTAGCCATGCCCAACttgcattattttgtttgtttttctgcagcCAATTTGTGGCGACCCTATTTGGTTTTCAACCAGAGAGATTGACAAAGGAGGTTTACCATCGCTTTCCTCTGCCCCTAGTGAGACTGCTATTCCtttgttgtctcccatccaaacactaaccagattcaaccctgcttcgcttccaagattTAATGACACCCAACTAGTTTCAGGACAGGGAGCAACCAACGCGCCAACAGACATAGAACCAATCAAGGCCGCTAATACTCTAATAAGCCCCGCCCCCTACTCCAGCACCTATCGTCTGAGTCGAAGGAGAAGAAGGGGCGGGGTAGGCCGGTTTGGGGTGGTGCTGATACGGCACCCAATCAAGGAGGTTCATTCATGTTTTCTCTTCAGAGCAAGACGACTTTTCATTCTTGCCCGTTTTCTGCACCGCCCAAAAGACTTCTCCTGTCCCACCAATTAAAGAAAAGCCACTCACTCCTCACAACGGCTTCTCCACTAGAACCGCACGCCGCGTCTCTTTTTCAAACTGTGGGTCGCAGTGGTTACACGGCAACCTAGCAACTGTTGGCGTCCTTTCCGCCGTCTCATTCTAAGCAATAGGAGCCAAGATGGGAGGTGGGCGCTGCGCTACGTAGCCAATCAAACAAGTGTTTTTGAGCCGGCGCTGGCGAAAGTAGCCAATCAGAAATCTTTCGCGCACGCACGGACCTATTTACTGGCTATTTACCCAGCAGAAACAACGGAGCAAAGGACTACGAAAGAAAACTCGGGTCGCTTTCAGAGGCGCTGCTGCAATAAGAAAATTGctgttcttttttattattaataacaaataATCATTAGCAGATTCTTCTGCATTTTCGCCGCGCGCGATGACGAAGCTCCTCCGACCTGTTATCGCGCCCGCTAGGTTGACGTCAGGTAGAGAACTCGAGTGCGCTTTGGTGATTGGGCTGGACTCGGCCAATGGGTGGAAATCCGGAAGTAGCAAAGTGGAAGTGAGAGGCATGCAACCGTGGGAAGCGGTTTGATCGCCCAGCAGAGCCATGAGTAGCTTCGGGGGTAGGATGCGGGAGTATCCGTCGCTCTCCATAGACCGCTTCGATCGAGACAACCTCCGAGCCCGCGCTTACTTCCTATCCCATTGCCACAAGGGTGAGACTTGCCTCCTGGTCCCTGCTTCTTCA of Sphaerodactylus townsendi isolate TG3544 linkage group LG06, MPM_Stown_v2.3, whole genome shotgun sequence contains these proteins:
- the MEIG1 gene encoding meiosis expressed gene 1 protein homolog isoform X2, with protein sequence MDNPFGFMDPNAVPCTSFSSGKAHMTEGPSVSCSRESESPEDIKLTSNLSEACAIKPKSIRRAKAWSDEVENLYRFQQAGYRDEIEYKQVKHVSVVERWPGTGFVKKLQRRDNTFYYYDRERECADKEVHKVKVYAY
- the MEIG1 gene encoding meiosis expressed gene 1 protein homolog isoform X1, with the protein product MGDNKGIAVSLGAEESDGVHMDNPFGFMDPNAVPCTSFSSGKAHMTEGPSVSCSRESESPEDIKLTSNLSEACAIKPKSIRRAKAWSDEVENLYRFQQAGYRDEIEYKQVKHVSVVERWPGTGFVKKLQRRDNTFYYYDRERECADKEVHKVKVYAY